The genomic stretch aagcgGAAAAACAAGTTGATCACTTCAAGCTataaggtattttttttgttgcaaactAGAAGAAGTACATTGCCTTGAGCTAAGTACCTTTCAAGCCCGAAAGATTATGCTAGGTGTGTTGGAAGAGATTTGGTACATGTAAGTGTATGGAGAGTGAATTAAAGTACATATTTAAAGAAGCTGAATAGATAATACAGATTTGGCAATATCTATATTCGGAAAGGAAACAAGGagggaaagaagagaaaacgaAAAGGAAACTTGACTAATGAACTTCCTTTATTTAAATTTCCTCTTGGGGGGTTTTTTCTTATAGTGTTACGGGAGTAACAAAAGGAAATACCATGGAAAGTAACCCATGTTTGCCTCtcgttttctttcttattgTTTCTTGTTCCATTGCCCAAATCGAATTAGCTGGCATGAGGCAAAGTGAAGCACTTGGCCATCGCTACAGGGCTAAGTTGGAGGGAAATTCTAACATTGACAGCGCTCTTTTTCAAGCAACCGAACATGTAGATATATCCAAGTTTCATCATCAAGAGGGATTAAAAGAGAAAGATAGAATAGAGAGCTTTCCTGGACAGCCAAAAGTAGAGTTCTCGCAATATATATGGTGGTTATGTTAATTACTGCTGATAAATCTGCTGGACGAGCACTCTATTATTACTCTGTCGAGGCTCAACATTCTAAAGAGTCCTCGCCTCTTCTTCTCTGGCTCAATGGAGGTACTTCCATCTATCTCATCCTCTGGTATTTCCTTTCCCGGTCCATGTGTTTTTTTCGATTTAATTCAACATTCCTTTGTACTATTTAAACAAGTTGAAGTTTTTGAGTTTCTTTTGCTCCCTCGTTTTCTGTTTGTTCTTCCTTTCTCTTATACATTTAGGGGTTAATGTCATATACTTCCTTCTCGATTATCACCGGAATTTAAACCCAGAGTATACaacttattattttatcatgtatAGTCCCTTATCTTGTGGCAGAGATATAACTTGTCTTTTGATTTCCGTATCAGAAAGCTTTTCTGAAAACATGGTCTCACGGCAAACCAAAAAaccaccaaatatatatttgcaCTCTACTCCACAAGTAACAAGGAGGGAAAGAGAAGAATAGTGTTGCTTGCTAGCTTCTGTTGGTGGAAAGATGAGAAATAGAATGCGATGTTAGTTTGTTGATTGTGTAGCTTTTCTACTGTACGTAGGTGAACGTTCCCAAGACAAGGAAGGCTTGCTGCAAAAACAAGGAGTGCAAAGGGCACACTTTACACAAGGTCACCCAGTACAAGAAGCTGGGGAAATTAAGATGGCCTTGCTGCTCAAGGAAAGCTAGCGCCGATATGATCGCAAGGAGTCAGGTTATGCATGGAGGTCAGAGCAAGACTGTTTCCCAACAATTTTGTATTCTTGTGTATTTGCTTAAGTATAAAAACAGAATTTACATGACTGTTACCGGCCATAACTCATCTGGAGTGTGATTTCAGGTCTTTCCTGCTCTTAATATCGTTGGTTCTCCTGTTAATAGGCTAGAACAACCGGTCAAGAAGAAGATTGTCTTGAGGTTGCAATGCCAGAGTTGCAAGCACTTGTCCCAACACGCAGTCAAGGTGTATTTTCTCAGCTTTTATACTTGTTTAAGACTATCAGCACCTGTTTTGTTGACTGCCTGTGCTATCACTTTTTGGATGATCTGCAAAATACTGCCAATCATGATGGCAAAAGTCGAGGTTCATGTCCTTCTGGTTTCCTCCCCTGTTTTACAGCAGTATCGCATGCTATACGCTATGTATGATCATCCATTTGGATGATGATTGCATGAATGCCATCCATCATATGAGCAAATGCTTCTGAGAGGGCACCTTCTTCTTTAGCTGCGGCGGCGGTCACTAGAGATGGGGTTTATGTGCTCGTGTATGAGAAGGTATAGAAAACTCGGCCTCTTAATCATTGGCTTATGTTGGCTACGGAAAtcttttgtaaatatatattagaaCAAACTAGAAAGAGAATGAAGTTGAGATCTTTAACCTTTTAatcttactttatttttttcttattatagaTTGATTTAAGTTGCATTTCAGCTTTTGATTTATAGAGATGACATTAGTTTCTTtggttataaataatttttaacttaatttcaagagtaatatttaaatttaacttgTGGGTTCTACATAAACAACTACTCTTTcttaaaaagttgtttttgaatacatctaatttataatttatttaatttatttttattataatattaattataactaaaaataattaatattttactatatCAAGAATTATTGTGGATTGTAAATGCTTTTACTGTATTGCACTGTTTGAtactataacaaaaataatatagattacGAGTGCTTTTAATATGAACTCAAGATAAATAAATCTCACATCAGAACCCAAAATAAATGGATCCTCCATCAGGACTCAGTATAAATAGATTCTCACACAAGACTCGATGCTTAGACCCCAGGCTGCAAGCACATGACATTAAGCTAACCTGAACGTTAGCCTTAGTCTTGGGTCTTATGTCAGGACCCACTGCCCATGAGTTCTCAAAACCCTTTTTGCTTGCATTCTTCAATCAgaattcaatgatttaaaatccgtaatcaatattaattttgcTTGAATCCTTGTCAAGATTTAATGATCTTGGATCATGTGTTAGGATTCATTAAGTTTGGGTCATGTAAAAGATTCAAGTCTCTTAtatcttttgttaaatttaaattttttagttttaatatttatgttataaatattatatttttattataattttaaaagtattaatataaaaagatattataatttgttttaaattttttaatatatttttttcaattcaaaatattcatgtaaaaaatattattattttcatgctgTTGCTTTTCTTATTTACTTTCGTAGTCTTCTCCAAAATCCAACCGAAGTCTCTTGCATCGCGCGAAACGCGGAACCAAGAAGACCCCATCTCGAAACGTTTCAAACTCTCCATTTTTTCTCAGATCAGTCTACAATTAAACACAGAGGAGATCCCTGTTTATTGTGTTTTGGAATTAGATCTAAGCAATGGCGAGGGGTagatcgtcgtcgtcgtcaagCAAATGGAGGTACTGTAATCCATCGTATTATCTCAAAAGACCGAAACGCTTAGCTTTGCTTTTCATTGTCTTTGTTTGCGCCTCTTTCTTCATCTGGGATCGTCAGACTCTCGTAAGAGAACACGAGGTAAAccaaaaaacgaaaaaaatctATTCAATTTCTCTCCTAATTGCTTGGTTGTTGAGAAAATGTGATAGAAACCGAAGGAGAATTATGGGAGTTTACTATTTTTGCAGGTGgagattttgaaattaaatgggGAAGTGAATCAGCTAAAAACTATGGTAAAACCCAGAAAGGATCTGTGATttcatgttgttgtttttcgagtaaaatttttttatagtgatttttcttttgtttggtgAAGTTGGAAGGGTTAAAGAGTGGTGGTGGAGATGATGGTAAGTTGATTAGTGAGAAGAAGGATGTGCCTGACGAACCCATTGATGTTGAGAGAAGACAGAAAGTGAAAGAAGCTATGATCCATGCATGGAGTTCTTATGAGAAGTATGCGTGGGGCAACGACGAGCTTCAAGTAATGATAAATCTGTTTCTTTTTTGAGCAATTTTGTTGACTTTATGTTTTGTTTCGTAGGTATGATTTGGATTAATGCAAGTTTGTGGTTTGTGCTtaatttgtttctcttcttttgcaATGCATTTCCACTGAGAAAAATTGAATGGCATTCATAGCCTATGTATATGATAGTCAAGCTTGTGCTTTGTTTTCTCCTTGCTGGATGTCACATGGATCATTGAATTAAGCTAGTTTGATTCCTCAAGTAGGATTAAGTGATTAACTGGTAAATTTTACCTAAATATTCTATAGAAATGGCACCTAGGGTAAACTAATTGGACATGAAAGgttatttttgtatcttttataAAGGCTTTACGTACTCagcatgttaatttttatttttcttcttttcccaaCAGCCGCAGTCGAAGAAAGGTATTGACAGCTTTGGTGGTCTCGGAGCAACTCTAGTAGATGCTCTTGATACACTATATATTATGGGTTTAGATGAGCAGTTCCAAAGAGCTAGAGAGTGAGTTTTCTTTGCATTTCCGTATTTCCCCTTACACTTGTATGTTACAGTATGCTTTTGCTTTTCTCATAGTCAGTAATGATAGTTAGGTGTATTCATAGAGCAAATTTCTGCTTTAATGTCACTGTTTTTACTTAACACTTCCATTGTTTGTAGGTGGGTTGCGAACTCATTGGATTTTAACAAGGATTATGATGCTAGCGTGTTTGAGACAACCATAAGGTTGCGTTATCAGGTTTACTATGTAGTTATTGTTGTTTTAGAAAATAACAACTGTAACGATGGCATGTTTCAATTGTCTGTTAGATTAGTTACATTTCAGAGATTGATCATCTTGCTGATATATCCTGTCCCTTTAAATTGAATCCAGAGTTGTAGGTGGACTGCTTAGTGCATATGATCTTTCAGGGGACAAAGTTTTTCTTGAAAAGGCCAGGGACATTGCTGACAGATTGCTGCCTGCATGGAATACGCCTACTGGGATTCCTTACAACACCATTAACTTGGTACATGGAAATGCTCATAACCCAGGATGGACTGGTGTAAGTCTTGGTACTTTTTGTATGTATATTCAATCACTGTCTCCTTATCCAGACATTATTATCTCATCGGAGTAAAAGTTTTGTTGCAGAGCTTTAACTTGTTCAGATGCTTATTTTATGCTTGCTTGCAAACAATGGAAGtatttaatttctctctctctttattgtaGGGTGACAGTATTCTTGCCGATTCTGGCACAGAGCAGCTTGAATTCATTGCTCTTTCTCATAGGACAGGAGACCCGAAGTATCAACAGAAGGTATCTTCTCTCACGTCTCCATGCATATGTAATTGCCAGTGTTCTTTGCATTACTGCGTCAGAGCTTCAGATATGATGGCCTTGCATTTTGCAAAATGATGCCTGTCGTTACCTTTCTGGTCCTTAAAGATaaaaagggacttgatttgttatttgagaaaagcataaataagtgggcttattttctttgtatcttattatttattaacttcaataaaaattagTGATGGTTAATATTGGCTAGTAGTTGACTTTTTTGTGATAGTTAATTTGTTGGCAAGCAGTTGATTTGCTTGAGAATGAATGTTTCAGGCAGAGAATGTTATAGCACAGCTTAATAAAACTTTCCCTGACGATGGTTTGCTTCCAATCTATATCAGTCCTGATAGAGGAACTGGATCATACTCGACCATAACTTTTGGGGCAATGGGTGACAGGTATTGACCATTTGAAGACTTTGAtatgaattatttattgttGATTGGGCTTCAGATTTTGTCATCTATGTTGACACtgctaaaataataaaatgctgTACTTGTTTACTGAAAATCTGTTTGCAGCTTTTATGAATATTTGCTCAAAGTTTGGATTCAAGGGAACAAAACTTCAGCTGTGAGAAATTATAGGTGAGATGTTGTCATCGTgttacttttcttttatattttaaaaaaaaaaatggcctgCTTTACTGGTttgaaaatgaagaaacaatATTCTTACTGAATTTAGATTCCTGAGGAAGCTGAGCTCCTGAATAACTGTAGAAAAAGAATTATCACCTTGCTGCTTTCAGGAAAAGGGAAATTTTCACTTCATCTGTCTCATCAAATTCAGTTAGGTTTCTTGACTATGGGATTAATATTTCCATCCTCCATGCCACTGTAAaatgggataaaaaataaattcaagtacAGTAAGGTCCAAAATGAACTCTCCAAAGAGAAGAAATAGTACATGTTAAGTACAGGAAAGGGTGATGTTAACTTCACAATTCCATTTTTAATGTGCcaggactctctctctctctctctctccccactATTTTAACTGAAATGTATCATGTACTTATTGTTGTTTATTGAATTTCTTCCTCACAAAAAAATTCCATGTGAAATATTGGAAGCAGAGAAATGTGGGAGAAATCAATGAAAGGTCTCTTAAGCTTGGTTCGGAAGACGACACCATCATCTTTCACATACCTTTGTGAGAAGAATGGAGACTCGCTGTCAGACAAGGTACTATATGGTTTTCATGCCTTTAGATGATAATAGGGCATGCCGCCTTAGCTTCTTGTAATCTTCATTACTCATCAGAAGAAATGAATAGTTTGAATTTGGCTGCCTGCTTCCTTCTCTCTTTTAATATGCAGATGGATGAATTAGCATGCTTTGCTCCAGGAATGCTGGCTTTAGGATCATCTGGTTATGGGCCTGATGACTCTCAGAAAATCTTCACGCTTGCTGAAGAGGTATTTGTAACATCCTTCAAATCAAGACTTGAAACCATTGCATGTTTAGTTGGGTAGTTAGTGGTCTTCATCCTAAGGTATATTCGCTAGACATAGTTTCCAATATAAATTTTTGACACATTTTTTCGTTTATTAGACTAGCAAATTCTGTTTCAGGTTATATATCTCATCTTCCTATTTCTTTCTGGCTGAAGTTTCATGCCTGCATATGTTGTGTTTGTAAATGATGTGGGCTTGCCATATGAAGTTGGTAACACAGTGACGACCTAAAAGATGTGAAAAACTAAGATGTAACAATTTTATTTGTGTGAGCATGTGTGTGCAAGACTTCGCAGTTCTGCTCATTCATACGTGTGCATTATTCCCCTCTTGCTCACATTTGTAGCTCTTTTTATAAGCTATGTTTTGCTTCATGATGATCATGGTGCATCTGTGCATCTTGGCCATTGGAACTTCAACTTGCTCCCAAGTATAGGCACTTGTGCAGATTTCCCAAGGGACATGTGCATGCCCCTGATAAGGTTGCACTTTGTTGATCTAATTGGGTACTCCTTATGCTTTGGTCATTCATTAGTACTCCCAATCTAATTCGACACTCCTTAGGTCACCCTTTTGTCAGCTACTAATATTTACCTAATTGTGCTTTCCATTTGCCTTATGCAGCTTGCTTGGACTTGCTACAACTTCTACCAATCAACACCTACAAAATTGGCtggggagaattatttttttcgtcCTGGGGAGGTTAGTCATCCTCACTGCCCTCCAAGTATGCAATCAATTATTTCCATCTGATGGTTTTTCCATACATGTCATTTTCAGGACATGAGTGTTGGTACATCTTGGAACATATTGAGACCAGAAACTGTTGAATCGCTCTTTTACCTGTGGCGTTTTACGGGCAACAGGACTTATCGAGAGTGGGGTTGGAATATATTCCAAGCATTTGAAAAGAACTCACGTATTGAAACAGGCTATGTTGGACTAAAGGATGTAAGCGTTCTGGCCCACAAAACCATAATGTATCATTTGTTTACATTTTTTGTGTAGTCTTGCTCTGGGATGATCTTTTAAAGAACCATATTTTCTGTCAGAACTTGCTCTGGGATGATCTTTAAACCATATTTTCAGTCAGAAACAAAATCTTCTTAAATATTTGGCCCTAAGAAATCATATAGGACTTTCCGGTAACTGAGTTGTTTTACTCTTTTTGAGTTGAAGACAATTATTTTGCTAGTAATTGGGggggttttttaatttcaagtgcTAATATGAAGAGACCAGTCGATGTTTCTATAATTGCTTAAGTATTCTTGTGGCCCCTTTGTCTGAAACAGCTGCTCTCGAGTTTTAAACTTGGATTCTTATATTGTAGCCTAAGATTCTTGTGGCCACTATGTGATTACAGTTGTCTTGCCAGTACAGTATTTTATTATACTCgtattttggagaaaaaattTCACAACATGAAGAGTGATATATTCTCTTTGTTTCCCCCCATGGACGCTACTGACCATCTGCTCTGCTGGTATTCTCAGGTTAATACTGGAGTCAAAGACAATATGATGCAAAGTTTCTTTCTGGCCGAGACTCTGAAGtatctttatcttcttttctctccatCTTCAGTCATCTCACTAGATGAGTGGGTTTTCAACACAGAAGCCCACCCTCTAAAAATTGTCACACGACATGATGGAGAACATGTTGGACAATCAAAAAATAGCCAAACAAGTAGGACACTTGGCAGGAAAGAAGGTCATTTTGGTTGATCATTAAGATTCATTCCTGTCCATGTTCTTCGTTGAATCCACTCAATGATTTGAGGCTTCCATCGGATGACAAAACGGAAGAGttcataattatcaaaattagatTGCAGTGCCCCATGGAGTGCTGTTCACATTAGGAAATAAAGTGGTTCCACAGCTTTTCTCCATTTCAGGCCGGTAGAAATGTTGTATTTTATGGCGAGGATGATGAACACAATGTTGGATGTGTAACATAGAAAATAGTTTGCTGCTaactgatattattattttatagaaaaaaactttttttctcacCCTAATTAGCTTATGATAATTTTTGCTTAATACAATGCTGGACCCAAatcataattttcttaaattttctgTATTGCTGGTGGAGGCTGCTGATTCAAGCTCATAATTTGCTGATGGATAAAAGATTTGTCTTCATCCAGTTTAAGTAAGCTAATTAAGGAAGGGCTAATTGTATCTGATTTACATTTTTTCCTCGGAAGTCAGAGAAATTAGCTGTCTTGAGTGTGAGATCGGAAATCTTAATGGTTGCTTGTGCGGAGCCTTGCTGAAAAATCGCCCTTTTGACTCGAGCGCAGGTTAGACGGTTTACGAGGCTTGTTTTGCCATTTTGCTTAAGCATAAAATGGTTCCATGGGGTCATCTAGTGGTTAAAAACTAAGGATCTCTGAAGGTCTTGGATTCAAGCTTTCAGGACCACGTGGGGTTTAAGATTTGGGTGAGAACCATCCCTACCGTGTAGCCTAAGGTCCATTATATGGACAAAATGTTGAACCAGAAAGACTTGGCACAAAATGGCAAGCTATTTGTGAACCGAGGTAAAATTAAccacaaaacaataataataataaaaacaggaACATGTAGGATCCATGGTAGGTGCCCTCATTTTGTATTTAACTTTCTCCAGTGGTAGAACCCTATAGGAAGAACCTTAGGCGAATGGGCCAAATTACATAGAAATTCATGCACCTTTCAAATTCTAATCCAATTTATACCTtgataaaacaaaatgcagtaATGCATGATCATGCATTACGCTAAACAGCTATTCTCCTAACAGAAATCATCAATGTTAAACCAATTTTACACTTCAAAAGGCTAATAAAGTTCATCTAATCCTAAACCAATTCCATGACACTAAGAGTTGGTCAAATCTTTTATTCCTCCAGTCCATCCCATCCAACATGGTCAGCAGCAACTCGATCCATCCAATATGTTCTGACCTCGGATCCTAGTGCTtaccttcttttcttcttgaataCTTTTCACCGATTCCTACATTAGCACCAGCGTTAATGCACAAGGCTAGACACAGAAATGATACAAGAAAGAAAGGTTTCCTAGATTATCTGTCTCCAAAGATTGAGCAAGATGGAGGGTGATAAATTGTGGACTATCAATAAGGGATTGCCATGACTTTGATACACACTTGAAGCGAACCAAAGTCTTGGCAGGGAGGAAGCAGAGGATGTTGATGATGATATCTAATGGGAGGATTGGCATTCTGCATGGATGATATAGGAAGCTGTAAAAAGAAGGGTTTTGGTGCCTCTGCTTTATCTCTGTATATATTGGCTCTGTCTTGAGGCAGAGCATTGTAAAACAGGGGGCTCTGTATCTAGATGGGGTGATAGAATGCGACACGAAGTATAATTCTAGTAAAACTGAGATAAGATCTATCTAGTCGATGGATTACATTAACCAAAAGTGGAGGATTTCTTACTGGTTTTAGCATATAAGAGGATATGACTAAAAATACACAGCCCATCTCACCTCCCATATGCTCTACACAAGTTTTGGTTTGCCAACTCGACACGATTGAGTTGGAAAGTCCACCAATGGATCCCATAAGGAAACAAAACTTCTTATTTTTAggaaaacatgattttatttgtgagaataaaaaggaaaaaaaggtagCAGTTTGATTGAATTTGTTTATAACCTGCTTTCTGACGTGGGTTTTTTCTTTGCTACTCTCTAACTCAATGTTGCTGAGATGCAAGTCCAGGACTCGGACTGGTGTAGAATTTGTGCTGGTGGATTGGTATTGAATATATCTTGAAAAGACCAAGCACACAGCTCAATTGGTTTAGAGCCAAAACAGTAATGATTAATGAATTGTCCTCCAACATTTAGCTTCCAAGCCGAACAATCCTGTGCTTGGCTATATCTGATTCTGACACTCGTGGTTCGGAGACACTGCTAGCTAATGCTCCCTCATCTCTCGAACCCTTGCAACTTCCAGGATGTGGGTTTGGAAAAACAGACAGGGCCTGGTGGTGGACTGTCAATGTTAcgaggaaagagaagaaaaatgtgcAGGAGAAGCACTACATGCCTGGTTCTGTTCAATGTGGCACAAACCGATCAACATTAAAGCCTCGGAGGCCTCTGAAGTTTAAAACAAAAGACTCTCCAACTTGCTCTCTTCGTAACAGCGTGTgcattgaagaaagaaaaaaaatagagaaagaaagggaagagGAAGAGCCTAAGCAGTTCTTTCTCGGACCAAAATAGTAATTCATCATTCACAATTTtagtcaggaaaaaaaaaaggaactatTGTTAATCACCTAAACCATTTTGATGGAATTTTATCCTCTACGACATAAATGTTTTTATCCCTAACCAATGTTACTCACAATTTCATATAAATCCGATGGATATTGGTTTGAATCtactcaaataaatattttttttataattatcttgATTGATGAATAATCATACCACATGAGATTTGTCAAACTTGATCAACTTATATAGATGCTcgaatatcaataaataaaatattttaaaaattatattaaataaaatataaatatattaaaaacccaaattaatctagaaaagcaataaaatttatatgtaaaGCGATGGTTTGTTTAACCAAATTAAATCTTGATGCATGAATTGCTAAAGCTAGTATGAAGAAACCATTATCCCTAAgcaccaggaaaaaaaaaaaaaaaacttattgattGTTTGGAATATGAACTTCCATGAATCTTTATCTCTGAGAATTGAAAGAGATTATGGTGTACTAGATAATGACAACAAAACTAATTGCTAAAAGACAGATGAGGCTGTCCTATATACTGATAAGTTAATTAATTCCTAAGATTCTAAGTAGAGGACGGAATTTCCTGACAACGTAAGTATAGCTAGCTGTTGAACATGTCAAGTCGCCTGATATTGGGCTGTCCGATCCAAGAACTCCATTCTTTCCAGGCTGACAGGATTCTCTCTCCATTCTGGGAAATATTCTATTGCCGTCAAGCACCAAAAGTTCCAACAGATCCTGATATTCCACTCATGATATACAGCGAAATCTATGTTGCAAGAATAGTGGAGAAAAGAATTCAGTCCCTCCATCATCTCCAGCCGAGATGTTCAAAAATTGTTAGATCCTGTCATCGTTAAGCATGAAAAGAAACAGAGTGCAAGTATGTTGGTGCAGGCTGAAGATGAAgacagcaaaataaaaaaataaaaaaataaaaagcatctaAATTTTAATGAGCAAAATGAGTGAAACCGAAATTGGcaggttttctctctctctctaataacaataataacatttgtttttctagAAGGTTtacaaaatcttaaataaattagATACTCTATcttaattagaaaacaaaaataaaatatgagattacaaagaaagtataaaattaaaaaataacaagaaatccaaaattagtaatgaaaatcacaaaaactgtCAAAATCAGGACTAGAGGTGAGACCTGCAAAATCTAAagatttgataataaaaaaagattttcaaaaactcACGTAAAAATTTGAGTATCATCCAACAGTCGaatcaaaaattattattttttaagttgttattCTGGTCTGGCACAACCaaatttcctttttaatttaaatttattctattggtttataaatatatatgctatgtcattcatatttttttttctagaatatatttttatctaattataaattcatacaTGATTACCTATAACCATTTATTATCCCGCGCAAGATGGTTATAGCATGGTATCAGCTTGAGATCCACATCAAGAGATTGCAAAAGAGAACTCTCTCCTTGTTCAAAAGGGTTTCATCCTAGTCTAAAGTATCAGTGTTCAGTCCCTCGTCTTTCATTTAAGCATCGGGCTTGCAAATTATTTAATGGAGCAAGACTCGTAGTACCGAGCAAAGGCCTTgaagattttgaagaaaaaaagaaatattattttgcatTCCATGTGGTGTGTTTGTTAGATTAATCTTCTAGCTAGTTGATGGGTGCGTTTAGAGCTAccaaaaatcaaagtttgttttggattaaaaaagaCTCTAAGAAGAcgctgttttagttttttaaaactttagaCAGTGTTGATTCagttttttatcaagatttaggaaaaaagaaagacttTGTTCTTGGACTAGACGTTGTTTTAGTCTACTGTTGGAGTCAGGGTAGTTAGCTTAATTGGACATTTAAATATGTAGACTTTGGAGCATGAGAAGTAAATCAAATGAAGCACACCTAACATGTGGGCTCATGCAGACGTTCCTGAAGAGTTTGTTTTAGTCGTATAAAAGAAACCAAATGCACACTTGGCTTGCTGTCTGTAACTGTTCTCCTCCTAGCTTTTTATGACAAGACAAACAATGAATGAAACCTTAAATTAACAATAGCTTATgtctacttttttttcttttttttttttgtccggACAAGCTTGCACCTTGACTACTTGTTCTTGACGTTCATTGCAGTCTTATAAAACTGGTGTTGAAGAGAATACCTTCCCGTGTTTTCTCCACTGAACAACCTGCCCCTACTTCGATTCCAAGTCAGAGAATTCTCttcttccaataaaaataaacacatggCTTGTTCCAATGCCAGTCAAATTTGGATTCTGTAATTTTAAGGCTCTGAAGCAAAGTTTGTGTCTTCGAAGCTTCTCGATGGAAGAGACAGTGTTGCAAAGCTAAAGCTTTTAGCTTGTGTTCGATAATATTATTGAAAGAATCCTCAaattattaccttttttttcatgttaaaatcaacaaaaaatattagtttaatattttcttaataaagaaTATTGAAAATGTTTAGACTCGCGCCCTTTaagacccccccccccctcatgTGCCACTATCAACCACTACCAAGCAACTCACAAAAATCCCTTTGACATTTCACCTTCTAGCTCTCGTTTTCTCTTAGGACTATCTCAGGTTTCCAAATTCTTAGTTTTCTTCCGAGTCTAGCTATACCGTTTGTTGAATCTTAAGGCATTCCTTGCAAAACCCAGCTTCCTTTAGACTATGAGTTCTGTTTTGAATCATGTCTTGCTGTTATGCTGGTACTTTGTGTCTGCCTATACAGTGTCTGGCTTGAACTATGATGGGTCGACTCTGTTGTCACTCCTGAGGCAGTGGAATTCTGTGCCTCCTTCCATAACTTCAAGCTGGAATGCATCAGACTCGACTCCATGTTCTTGGCTAGGTATAGGA from Populus alba chromosome 8, ASM523922v2, whole genome shotgun sequence encodes the following:
- the LOC118045089 gene encoding mannosyl-oligosaccharide 1,2-alpha-mannosidase MNS1, which codes for MARGRSSSSSSKWRYCNPSYYLKRPKRLALLFIVFVCASFFIWDRQTLVREHEVEILKLNGEVNQLKTMLEGLKSGGGDDGKLISEKKDVPDEPIDVERRQKVKEAMIHAWSSYEKYAWGNDELQPQSKKGIDSFGGLGATLVDALDTLYIMGLDEQFQRAREWVANSLDFNKDYDASVFETTIRVVGGLLSAYDLSGDKVFLEKARDIADRLLPAWNTPTGIPYNTINLVHGNAHNPGWTGGDSILADSGTEQLEFIALSHRTGDPKYQQKAENVIAQLNKTFPDDGLLPIYISPDRGTGSYSTITFGAMGDSFYEYLLKVWIQGNKTSAVRNYREMWEKSMKGLLSLVRKTTPSSFTYLCEKNGDSLSDKMDELACFAPGMLALGSSGYGPDDSQKIFTLAEELAWTCYNFYQSTPTKLAGENYFFRPGEDMSVGTSWNILRPETVESLFYLWRFTGNRTYREWGWNIFQAFEKNSRIETGYVGLKDVNTGVKDNMMQSFFLAETLKYLYLLFSPSSVISLDEWVFNTEAHPLKIVTRHDGEHVGQSKNSQTSRTLGRKEGHFG